In Bradyrhizobium symbiodeficiens, the genomic stretch CCTGTAGCACTGTAGCTTCACTTTCGGCAATGAGGCGTGACAGCGCAGTTCCGTCGGAGGCCGCCTCGGCGGACGCCAATTCAATTCGGGCGCCGACGCTTAGCGGCAGGTAAAGTTCGAGGCCAGCGATATCAAACGAGATCGTCGTTACGGCCAACAAAACGTCATCCCGAGTGAGGCCGGGAGTGTGGGACATGGAGACCAGGAAGTTCGAAAGCGATCGGTTCGAAATGGCAACGCCCTTTGGCTGCCCCGTCGAGCCAGAAGTGTAGATGATATATGCAATGCCCGACAAAGAGGGTTCGTGATCTGCCCCAATATCTGCCGCCTCGCCGGCGGAGACGAGGTCCTCGTATACAACGATACGGACACTGGCCGGCGCCTCTAGCCGCTCCTTCGATCGATCGTCAGACACAACTACACGGCAGCCGCTGTCGTCCAACATGTATGCGAGACGCTTTGCCGGGAAGGACGGATCGAGAGGAACGTAATGGGCGCCTGCCTTTTGTATTCCAAGCAGTACAACGATCAGCTCAATCGATCGCGTCATACACAGTGCGACACCAGAACCGGATCTGATGCCCAGGTTTTGAAGCGAGCGCGCTATTGTGTTGGCCCGCTCGTCGAGAGCGGCGTAGCTAATTGTTTGGCCCTTGAAGGATATCGCCGTGGCATCTGGTTGCCGCTCGACCTGGCGCCGGAACATGGTCAAGAAATGGGAAGGACTGGCGGATGCCGAGGGGGCGTTCCATTCGCGCAGGAGCAGCTGCTTTTCGTCCGACGGCAGCATCGAGATCGAAGCGATGCTCAGGGCCGGATCATCGACGATGCCTTCCAGTATCTGCAGATATTGGGCGGCGAAGCGCTTGACCGTATCCGGCTCGAACAAGTCGGTATTGTACTCAAAGGTCACCGTATGCGACAGCTGCGCGTCAATCGATACGCTTAATTCGAACTGCGCGCCGCCTCTGTCTATGATGGCGGGCTCCCATTTCAATTCGTCGAATGTGACGCCGTAGAATGGCGCATTCAGCATGTTGAACATCACCTGTACCAGTGGCGCTCTGCTGTTGTCTCGTGCCTGATGTACTTCCTGAACGAGCCTGTCGAAGGGAACGTCCTGACGCGCATATGCATCCAAGGCCGTTGCACGTACTCGCTTTAGAAAGTCTAGAAAGCGCGGAGTCCTGCCGAGATCGACGCGCAGCGCCAGCGTATTGACGAACGTACCGACCATGTTTTCCATGTCGCTATGCGTCCGGTTTGCGATCGGTGCACCGATCGCAAAATCGGTCTGCCCCGTCAGGCGGAACAGTTGAACAGCAAATGCTGCGAGCATGGTCATGAACAGCGTGCCGCCCTCGTTCCTGCTCAATTGATCGAGCTTGGAAAGGAGCGACGGGTCGATCGGCAAGACGTGACTGGCCCCGTTGAGCCCACGCACCTTAGGGCGGGGGAAATCAATGGGCAACTCCAGTGCGGGGAGCTCATTCAGCTTTTTCAGCCAGTATTCAAGCTGGCCACGTGTCTGATGTTCAGTTTGGTGTCGGTGCTGCCACTGGGCATAATCCCTATAGTGAAGCGCTATCGGTTCGAGGCCGACGGGCCGGCCTGCGCGAAGAGCGTTATATGCGACTGCAAGTTCGCGGCCGATAATCCCCACCGACCATTGATCGCCCGCAATGTGATGGAGTGTCAGTTGCAACAGGTGCTCGTTGTCAGCAACTCGAAAGAGCGTCGCACGCATAACCGGTCCTCGGGCAAGATCAATGGGCAATCTCGCCTCTGCCTGAGCTCTCTGCAGCGCCTCTGTGAGGGCTCCAATTCCGAATGAGCGCAGATCGGTGACCACAAGCTCTTCAGGCTGCCACGGCTGAATCTGCGGTCGGACTTCGCCATCCTCCTCGAAATAGATAGTCCGGAGGTTCTCATGTCGCTGGCGCAACTCATCCAGAGCGCCGGAAAACGCGCGAACATCCAATCGCCCAAGGAGCCGGATCGCGCCACTCAGATTGTAGGCTGTGTTGGTCGGATCGAGCGACTGGATGACCCACATGCGCCGCTGCGAATATGAGAGGGCATCAGTTTTCTCGGATGAGGGCTCGATCTGAGGTCTGATCGCAGACCTCTCGACCGCCTGAAGTGCATCGTCGATGCGGAGGCTCAAGGCCGCGAGGGTCCGCGCCTCAAAAACGGCCTGCAGGGGCAACTCGACGCCGAAAACGCGAGTTATCCGCGAAGCAACCTGCGTCGCCAGCAACGAATGTCCGCCGAGGTCAAAAAAGTCGTCGAGTCTGCCAAACAGGTCGGTCCTTAGAACCTCCCGCCAAATGTCGTAGAGAGCTTGCTCGGTGGCCCCCTGCGGCGGAACACTTGATTCGTGAGATCGAGATTCTCCGGGCCATTCCCTTGCGGCAAGCGATTTCCGGTCCAGTTTTCCGTTCGCGTTGAGCGGCATTGCAGCCAATCGCACGAAAGCAGTCGGATGCATTGGTTGAGGTAGTGTGCGCGAGAGGACATCCCGGATCGTCTGCAGGCGCGGTCCTTGCTCTGGATGAACGTCCGTGTAGTAGGCAATCAGCTGCGGTTGCGCAGTCTGATCCTCACGTACGACAACAGCCACCTGTCCGATCCCCGGGATGCGCGCCAAAGTGAGCTCGATCTCAGGCAATTCAATTCGGACACCGCGAATTTTGACCTGGAGGTCATTGCGACCAAGGAACTCGATCGCACCATCTTCACGCCAACGACCGAGATCGCCGGTCTTATAAAGACGCGCCCTCGAAACCGAATGATCGAAAGGATCCGGTACGAATCTCTCGCCGGTCAATTGCTCATTGTTCAAATAGCCACGACCGACGCCGGTGCCCCCAATGTAGATTTCGCCGGTAGCTCCGAGCGGCACCGGCTGCATAAATCGATCGAGAATGTAAAGCTGGAGGTTCGCGATCGGGCGACCAATAGGTACAATCCCTGCCAACTCGGTTTCGCTGCAATCCCAATGGGTGACATCGATGGCGGCTTCCGTTGGGCCGTATAAATTGTACAGCTTCACCCATGGCAGTGCAGCGAGGCATCGTTGGGCCAGGCTGGCCGACAGCTCCTCGCCGCTGCAGATCACGCGGCGCAGCGATTTGCAGTCCTCGAGACCGGGGCCCTCGAGGAACGTCGCCAGCATCGACGGGACGAAATAGATCGTAGTGACCGTTGTCTCTCGAATGACCCGCTTCAGATAATCTGCATCCAGGTGGCCTAATGGTTCAGCCATCACAAGCCTGGCCCCTGCAAACAGGGGCCAAAAGAACTCCCAAACTGATACGTCGAATCCGAAGGGGGTCTTCTGCAATACAGCATCATCGCCAGTGAGACGATACTCGTCTTGCATCCATTGAAGCCGGTTTGCGACGCCGCGATGCTCGTTCATGGCCCCCTTTGGAGCGCCCGTAGAGCCCGAGGTGTACATCACGTAAGCCAGGGAACGTTGATTCAGTCCAACTTCCCGGGAGTTCATATTCTCGCCAGAAAACCGGGCGATGTCGTCGGCATGTCCATCAAGTAGCACGATCTCGGCCGTTGACGCAGGAAGACCCGCGCGCAAGGCCTGTATGCTCAGTAAGATGGATGGCGCTACGTCGGCGAGCATCGCTGCAATTCGATCTTTAGGAAGCGTGGGATCGATCGGGACATATGCTGCGCCACACTTCAGAATCCCCAACAAGGCGATCACCATCTCGGCGGATCGTTCGAAGCAAGCGGGGATCAGCGTTCCTGGCCCGGCACCGCGTGAGCGGAGAAAATGGGCCAGCCGGTTCGCGCGACAATTCAGTTGCTCGTAAGTCAAGGAAGCGTCGCCAATAGACAGCGCTGTGGCGGTTGGGACTGTCTTGACCCGCTCCTCAAAGAACTCGTGGATCAAGCGGTCGTCGTAAGATCTCTTAGACGAGTTGAATTGGCGAACGACGCATTCGCGTTCAGTGGCTGACACAATGTCGACGCGGCCACAGATCGTCTCCGGCTTCACGGCACATTCGTTCAGGAGCATAACCCACCGGTCACGATGTGCTTCGAGCTCACGCGAGGAATACCGGACGGAATTGGCTACGATGTCGAAGCGATAGCCGGTCTCGTTATCGTCACCATAGTAGACAAGCTGGATGTCTTCTACGCGCCAATTTCCAAGTGGCCGACGACGAATCCTGCGCCCAGCAAGTTCCACGCTTTGATCCAGCGGAGTGTAGTTTACGAAGGCCGAGTAGATATTCGGCTGACTGGGGGATAAGCCCAGGTCACGCCGCAAATCTTCGGCGCGATAGAGTTGATGCCGATAAGCCTCGCGCAGGGCGCGTGCCGTCCGGCCCAGTAGTGAGTCGAAACTCTCATCCAGGTCGATGGACAGCCGGACGGGAATGATATTCGTAGCTAGGCCAACGGCGCGTCTTGGTCGAGGCCCCAGCCGGCCGCCGACCTGCATTCCCAAGACAAGATCACTTTGTCCCGTCATGCGGCAGAGATAAAGCGCCGTTGCTGCCATCAAGACACAAGGTATGCCTGCCCCGTGCTTCCGTCCCAAGACCTCCAGATTGGAGGACAACGGGATTCGGCCCGTGATTTGATTGACGTCCGGGCCGGGAGGTAAACGTCGCGTGGATAGGGTTACGGGAGCTGGCGGATCCTTGAGGACGCCGAGCCAATAGTCGTGATCCCGCGCGCGCAGGGCCGATCCCTGGTAGGTCAGTTCGGCTTCCAAAAGGTCGTTGAACGGCCCGACCTTGTTGGAGAGAAGCTCCCGACCACTCACGAACCCATTGTACAGTTCGAAGACTCTGCGAACGACGAGTGCCCAACCAGCTCCATCGTTCGCTATGTGATGATTTACTGCATACCAAAAGTAGTGATCGGCTTCGATTCGAAGCAGCGCAAAACGAAACAACGGGCCTTCGGACAATTCAAAGGGCCGCGCCATGTCGGCCCGCATCCATGCCTCGGCAGCAGCGTGCGCATCGGCCTCCTTGCGGAAGTCGAGATGGTGCATGATCCAATCATCGTTGCTTCCTGCGTACTGTCTTGGACCAGCATCAGTCTCGATCACGCGCACACTTAACGCATCGGCCTCTTGCACGGTCGATCGCACCGCTCGTTCGAAGGCGTTCTCGTCAACGGCATGGCAAAGTTCGATGCATTCGCCGATGTTGAATGCAGGGTCGCTCCGGTCTAGCGCCTGAGCCAGCCAAATGCCCAGCTGACCTTGCGTTAGAGGCAGTAGTTCTGAATTTTCAAAGTTTGAATTATCAAAGTCCAAGGGAAAATCTGCTCCCGGCCGGTCCGAAATTTACCGTCCTCAATCACTTCGCAGCTATGCTGTTGCGATACCACAGATTTCATAATACTGGAATAATCTACCGCGACGCCAATATCACGTGTATAGGATTAACAAAGCGCCCAACGGGGAACCGGAGCGCGATTTGTTCAAGGCGCGAAAGTGTGATTTCGGGTGTGTCACTTTGCCGCCGGATACTTAACAGCGCGACTGGTGCTCCGCCACCGAACAGCTTGAACGGGGCGCCCTGAAAAGGGGGACGAGGCCCGCAGGTTCCATGGAGAGCTCCAGATGCGCGTGAGGCGGGCCTTCCTGTGGGCTACGTTCGGACGATACATCGTTACGTTAATCAATGTCGCGGTCGCAATTGTCGTCGCAAGACTGATCGGACCTGCCGCCTTTGGCGTTTCAGTTCTCGGCAGCTCGGCTTTTGTCATCGCGGAGGCGCTGCGTGAACTGGGCGGAGGCGCCTATCTGGTTCAGCAGAAGGAGTTAACCCTCAAGAAGATCCGTACGAGCATCACGACGAGTGCTCTTGTGTCGATCGCGATATCGTTTTGCCTGTACTTTGCAGCCACGCCGATAGCTTATCTTTACGGGCTGCCGGAGGTCGGCCCCTACATTGAGGTAGCGGCTATCGGATATCTTCTCGGTCCCTTCATTTTTCCGGCTTTTGCGCTCATGAGCCGCGAGATGGCCTTTGGGTCCTTTGCCTTGGTGAACACATCGATGTCCGTCGTCGGCGGGCTCACGGGCATATGCTTGGCGAAACTTGGCTTCGGTTACATTTCGCTGGCTTGGGCGACTGTTGCGTCCGCGGTTGTGGGAAGTGTTCTTTGCTTTTCTCTTCTGCCAGATCGCTCGATATATCTTCCGTCGTTGGGCGAATGGCGCGGAGTGCTGGGATTTGGAACCTTTGATAGCGCGGCGGCCCTCATTGCAGCGGTTGGCGAGTATGCTGCCTATCTCGTCATCGGAAGGGCGCTGGACTCCGCGAGCGTGGGAATCGCGCAGCGGGCGGTCCTGCTATCCGCGTTTCCAGAGCGCGTGATACTTGCGGGCGTCGGCGCAGTTGCGCTCCCGGTCTTTTCGAGAAGCGCGCGTGAAAAGTCCGACACGAAGACAATCTATCTTAATGCGCTTGAATTGATCACTGCGGCACATTGGCCGTGCTTGATCGTGCTGGGCGTTCTCGCGGCGCCGTTGGTCAGGTTGCTGCTTGGACCTCAATGGCTCGAGGTGGCGCCACTTGTGTCAGTCCTCTGCGTTGGCGCGGCTCTCTCGTTCGCCTGGACTCTCCAGTACCCAGTGCTCGTCGCGCTGGGAGCAGTCAGATCTTTACCGCTTCTGGTAGCTGGGCAGGCCATGCTTAATATCGCAGCCGTTGCCTTTGGCGCAGGTCATGGCCTCTTAGCGATCGCGTGGTGCCTGGTCGGCGTAGTGCCCCTGAGGGCCTTGATCGCCATTGCTGTGGTTCGCCAGTATTTGCCCTTCGGCTGGGCTGAACTGTTCGTGGCGCTCCGAAAGAGTGCTGCTCTTGCAATCTTCAGCGCGCTCGGGCCAATCTATTTACTCATGACGCACGGCGGGTCGGAAGGCTTATCGATGGAAGTGGGGGTGCTCAGTGTATTGCTGGCAGCCTCGGGATGGAGCGTCGGCTTGGCCCTCACGCGACATCCAATTCGTCACGAACTGGTCCGTGCAGCAATGATGTTGAAACGGAGCCTTGAAGGACGGCTAAGTCGAACAAGCTAGATGGAATGTGCTGTTACGACTCATCGAGATGCGCAACCCGCATCCGAGATGCACAACTCGCATCAGCTGGGTCGATTCAAGCGCGGTGAATAGCGCGATGTAGAAACCGAGTCGGCCGGGGGTCCGGTTTCGCTACGCTGGGTTCGTCGCCAGACAATATGGTCACTTGCTGCTTACGGCCCGACACGGGGCGAGCAATCATCGCACTGGCATAAATCGCCAACGCGAGCGCAGCGGTCAGCAACGCACTCACGAACAAAAGCAGAAGCCATATGACTGACATTCGGTTCCCCTCGAAACGAGCCCGCATGGCGCACCGACCGCCCGCCAGCATTCGGTAACGAATACCAGCAAGACTCATCCACCACCCCACGATGAATCGTGGAACCCAAATCTGGCGACTTCTAGGCGCGATGAACGCTAAACAGTCGACTAACGGTCGGATGCAAAATTGGTTCAAACTTATTAACGTTGAGTTCCGCCAGCGTCGCG encodes the following:
- a CDS encoding non-ribosomal peptide synthetase, producing MDFDNSNFENSELLPLTQGQLGIWLAQALDRSDPAFNIGECIELCHAVDENAFERAVRSTVQEADALSVRVIETDAGPRQYAGSNDDWIMHHLDFRKEADAHAAAEAWMRADMARPFELSEGPLFRFALLRIEADHYFWYAVNHHIANDGAGWALVVRRVFELYNGFVSGRELLSNKVGPFNDLLEAELTYQGSALRARDHDYWLGVLKDPPAPVTLSTRRLPPGPDVNQITGRIPLSSNLEVLGRKHGAGIPCVLMAATALYLCRMTGQSDLVLGMQVGGRLGPRPRRAVGLATNIIPVRLSIDLDESFDSLLGRTARALREAYRHQLYRAEDLRRDLGLSPSQPNIYSAFVNYTPLDQSVELAGRRIRRRPLGNWRVEDIQLVYYGDDNETGYRFDIVANSVRYSSRELEAHRDRWVMLLNECAVKPETICGRVDIVSATERECVVRQFNSSKRSYDDRLIHEFFEERVKTVPTATALSIGDASLTYEQLNCRANRLAHFLRSRGAGPGTLIPACFERSAEMVIALLGILKCGAAYVPIDPTLPKDRIAAMLADVAPSILLSIQALRAGLPASTAEIVLLDGHADDIARFSGENMNSREVGLNQRSLAYVMYTSGSTGAPKGAMNEHRGVANRLQWMQDEYRLTGDDAVLQKTPFGFDVSVWEFFWPLFAGARLVMAEPLGHLDADYLKRVIRETTVTTIYFVPSMLATFLEGPGLEDCKSLRRVICSGEELSASLAQRCLAALPWVKLYNLYGPTEAAIDVTHWDCSETELAGIVPIGRPIANLQLYILDRFMQPVPLGATGEIYIGGTGVGRGYLNNEQLTGERFVPDPFDHSVSRARLYKTGDLGRWREDGAIEFLGRNDLQVKIRGVRIELPEIELTLARIPGIGQVAVVVREDQTAQPQLIAYYTDVHPEQGPRLQTIRDVLSRTLPQPMHPTAFVRLAAMPLNANGKLDRKSLAAREWPGESRSHESSVPPQGATEQALYDIWREVLRTDLFGRLDDFFDLGGHSLLATQVASRITRVFGVELPLQAVFEARTLAALSLRIDDALQAVERSAIRPQIEPSSEKTDALSYSQRRMWVIQSLDPTNTAYNLSGAIRLLGRLDVRAFSGALDELRQRHENLRTIYFEEDGEVRPQIQPWQPEELVVTDLRSFGIGALTEALQRAQAEARLPIDLARGPVMRATLFRVADNEHLLQLTLHHIAGDQWSVGIIGRELAVAYNALRAGRPVGLEPIALHYRDYAQWQHRHQTEHQTRGQLEYWLKKLNELPALELPIDFPRPKVRGLNGASHVLPIDPSLLSKLDQLSRNEGGTLFMTMLAAFAVQLFRLTGQTDFAIGAPIANRTHSDMENMVGTFVNTLALRVDLGRTPRFLDFLKRVRATALDAYARQDVPFDRLVQEVHQARDNSRAPLVQVMFNMLNAPFYGVTFDELKWEPAIIDRGGAQFELSVSIDAQLSHTVTFEYNTDLFEPDTVKRFAAQYLQILEGIVDDPALSIASISMLPSDEKQLLLREWNAPSASASPSHFLTMFRRQVERQPDATAISFKGQTISYAALDERANTIARSLQNLGIRSGSGVALCMTRSIELIVVLLGIQKAGAHYVPLDPSFPAKRLAYMLDDSGCRVVVSDDRSKERLEAPASVRIVVYEDLVSAGEAADIGADHEPSLSGIAYIIYTSGSTGQPKGVAISNRSLSNFLVSMSHTPGLTRDDVLLAVTTISFDIAGLELYLPLSVGARIELASAEAASDGTALSRLIAESEATVLQATPATWRMLIESGWDGSKGLKALCGGEGLSRDLADALLLRVSELWNLYGPTETTIWSTVMRIQPGEAAISIGRPIDNTRIYIVDREGALAPIGIPGEILIAGEGVAVGYHHRPELTADRFVPDRFANDRNERVYRTGDLGKWSSSGELFHLGRIDSQIKVRGFRIETGEIELTLRKHPAVTEAVVVARELTADDNRLIAYVVCRDEEPTASELRGHLRTYLPDYMIPALIVNVDSVPMTPNGKIDRKALPDPFAVGAHATEERAAPASEAEKLIADIWHDLLKARSIHADDNFFELGGHSLLAVRMVGIIRQRTGLALDPRTLYFKTLRQIAEVVARKTA
- a CDS encoding oligosaccharide flippase family protein, with the translated sequence MRVRRAFLWATFGRYIVTLINVAVAIVVARLIGPAAFGVSVLGSSAFVIAEALRELGGGAYLVQQKELTLKKIRTSITTSALVSIAISFCLYFAATPIAYLYGLPEVGPYIEVAAIGYLLGPFIFPAFALMSREMAFGSFALVNTSMSVVGGLTGICLAKLGFGYISLAWATVASAVVGSVLCFSLLPDRSIYLPSLGEWRGVLGFGTFDSAAALIAAVGEYAAYLVIGRALDSASVGIAQRAVLLSAFPERVILAGVGAVALPVFSRSAREKSDTKTIYLNALELITAAHWPCLIVLGVLAAPLVRLLLGPQWLEVAPLVSVLCVGAALSFAWTLQYPVLVALGAVRSLPLLVAGQAMLNIAAVAFGAGHGLLAIAWCLVGVVPLRALIAIAVVRQYLPFGWAELFVALRKSAALAIFSALGPIYLLMTHGGSEGLSMEVGVLSVLLAASGWSVGLALTRHPIRHELVRAAMMLKRSLEGRLSRTS